GTAACATGTGCGACGGTAAGACTCCCGTATTTAAAACACGAAGGCAAAGCCACATTCAGGCACATGCTCACTCTGTTTTTAACACAAAAACCCCTTCCCTTCAGAAATTAAGGCAATGCTTTTCTTCGGCTCATTTTCTAGAGCAAAGTGTTTCCTTCTGGAGAGAGCAGCGTCTTGCCGCGTACTTCCCGGATCACGGGCCGCCGACCGACGACTGAGGGAAACCTCAGCAAGAGTCGTGACTTGCGTGGGAATGCGGTAAGGAAAGGCGTCCAGCGTTTTCAGAGCTGTAGTCCACCTCGCTGTACATAGTCCCCAGAGAAAATCTTGTTAGTTCTCGGGAAAGCGACTCTCTAATACCATTTGAAATAGCATGGCATAGAGAAGCTGCGatatcctccgtacaaagccAAACAAGGACTTCCCTCGTGTGGTGTAAAGAAGGTGCTTTGTATCTTGAGCAGCTGCAAATTTATTCACGAGTTGGACGGGAGCAAAGTAGACGGGAGCTCAGGGGAACGCATTTGATGCGAGAAAAGTCGAGGGGTCTTTTCACAGCCCTCCTCCAGTTTGGACCGCCTGGAGTATCCAAAGCTGAATACGAGCGAAGTCCGATCGATTTTTGTCTGTCTGACGACCTCCCGGACCGAAAGCGAGCTCGGTGCACCGAGACGGACAGATGACCTTGGCTGTAGCAAAAACACAGGTGGCCGTATCGTTCAATTTCTACCATAAACATCATTCCGAGACGATACTCTGTTAAACTGATTGCCTTTGCTGTATCCATACGCGGCGCGAAGGTAGTTCTATAAACTAAGTTCCCGACTTAGTTTCGGTTTCCGAGGACCGCTTTGAAGCCGATTTGAAACTATTTCCCCACGACAGAACATCCCGTTTCTGCTGGCACCTGTCGTATTTTCACCCTAAACCGTGAACAGCCGTATATGCGGAGCTTCCTAAGGGTGTGTTTGTGTGAGGCTGGATCTGAATGGACGCCAGGAAATCTACACGGTGGGCTTCTGCAGTCAGACGAAACCAAAGAAGTGCAACTAACCGTCAGAAGCCTCGATTCATACAGTCGTTTGACCGCAAAccagaggcagacgaaaggAACTTGCAGACAGACTGGAATTTTCTCAGGCTGGACGGGCACAAATCCACGTGGGTTTCCAAGCACGGTCGAAACTACAGAGGCGTAAATTCCCTGATTGGCAAATCCCCAGATGGCAAAAACACGCAACAACATGACTGAATTGCGTAACAGTGGGTAGACCTGCGCCGTCAAAGCCATCATTGTTAGAAATAGATCAATCCGAGGATCAAGAGACCGTGAATTCCATTGTCGTTAACACAGACAGCTCTTTTCTGTCCAACGATTCGACAGAGACCAGGACTTCGACTTGCTGGGTCGGAGCTTCCTTGCTGTTCTTGCTACCGGATTCACACGAAATCAACAGTTTGAGGAACAACAGCTTGcacgcgtttttctgcgaTCCGTTCCACCTTCAGAATGCGAAACATTTCGGTGTCAAACGGACTTGGAGCACAGAACAGCCATGCCACTCTGGTTCCTCCAACTGTCAGTACCGACGAGACGTGATGTGTGTTACGCGAATAAGAAGAGAGGCGTTTATCAGGGAAGTTGTCAAAACACAGCGTTCCCCGCAAGATTCGCTCCGTATATGGACATTTTGGAACCACACCGTTCCACCGTCTCGGGAGCTCCGAAAGTCAGACACCCACCCAGCTGCCGTCCGAGGGTTCTGTCGTTTGCCGTTCAGAAAAACAGCAGGCGACTTCTTCAGGCTTCAGAGAAGAGTGACGA
This genomic interval from Toxoplasma gondii ME49 chromosome VIIb, whole genome shotgun sequence contains the following:
- a CDS encoding hypothetical protein (encoded by transcript TGME49_256965~Signal peptide predicted by SignalP 2.0 HMM (probability 0.604) with cleavage site probability 0.482 at residue 34), with translation MMALTAQVYPLLRNSVMLLRVFAIWGFANQGIYASVVSTVLGNPRGFVPVQPEKIPVCLQVPFVCLWFAVKRLYESRLLTPRSSVRLGAPSSLSVREVVRQTKIDRTSLVFSFGYSRRSKLEEGCEKTPRLFSHQMRSPELPSTLLPSNS